The following coding sequences lie in one Bacteroides helcogenes P 36-108 genomic window:
- a CDS encoding monomeric [FeFe] hydrogenase → MAFQSNIMIVRHRLLKELVKLWNDNELVEKIDRLPIELSPRRSKHAGRCCVHKERAVWKYKSLPLLGLDMEDETDELTPLSEYAVRALDRAENGKPKENIMCVIDEACSACVQINYEITNLCRGCTARSCQVNCPKKAVHVKESGQAWIDHDACISCGICHKSCPYHAIVYIPVPCEEACPVKAISKDEKGIEHIDESKCIYCGKCLNACPFGAIFEVSQVFDVLHKIRKGEKLVAVVAPSILGQFKTTIEHVYGALKAVGFTDVIEVAQGAMDTVSNEAHELLEKLEEGQKFMTTSCCPSYIELVNKHISGMKPYVSGTGSPMYYTARIAKEKYPDAKIVFIGPCVAKRKEAQRDEAVDFIMTFEEVASVLAGLDIPMEQAQPYAMKFTSVREAHGFAQAGGVMGAVKAYLKEEADKINAIQVANLDKKSIGALRAYAKSGKAPGQFVEVMACEGGCITGPCAHNEVSAGKRQLQQELMKQEKTY, encoded by the coding sequence ATGGCATTTCAGAGTAACATAATGATTGTCCGTCACAGATTACTGAAAGAACTGGTAAAACTGTGGAACGATAACGAACTTGTGGAGAAAATAGACCGTCTCCCCATCGAATTGAGCCCGAGAAGGTCAAAGCATGCCGGACGCTGTTGTGTGCATAAAGAACGGGCGGTGTGGAAATACAAATCATTGCCATTGCTGGGGCTGGACATGGAAGATGAAACAGATGAACTGACTCCTTTGTCCGAATATGCGGTACGTGCGCTGGACCGCGCAGAAAACGGCAAGCCGAAAGAAAATATAATGTGTGTGATAGACGAAGCATGCTCTGCCTGCGTACAGATTAACTATGAAATCACTAATCTTTGCCGTGGCTGTACGGCACGCAGTTGCCAGGTAAATTGCCCTAAGAAGGCTGTACATGTAAAGGAAAGCGGCCAGGCATGGATAGATCATGATGCATGTATCAGTTGCGGCATCTGTCATAAGAGTTGTCCTTATCATGCTATTGTCTATATTCCTGTTCCCTGTGAAGAAGCCTGTCCGGTAAAAGCTATCAGTAAGGATGAGAAAGGAATAGAGCACATTGATGAAAGCAAATGCATTTATTGTGGAAAATGTCTGAATGCCTGTCCTTTTGGCGCTATCTTTGAAGTTTCACAAGTATTTGATGTATTGCACAAAATACGTAAAGGAGAAAAGTTGGTGGCTGTTGTAGCTCCGTCCATATTGGGACAATTTAAGACTACCATCGAACATGTATATGGAGCTTTGAAGGCTGTAGGGTTTACGGATGTGATTGAAGTGGCTCAAGGAGCCATGGATACCGTCAGCAATGAGGCTCATGAGCTACTTGAAAAACTGGAGGAAGGGCAGAAATTCATGACGACCTCCTGTTGTCCGTCTTATATAGAACTGGTCAACAAGCATATTTCGGGAATGAAGCCTTATGTCTCTGGCACAGGATCACCAATGTATTATACAGCCCGTATCGCCAAAGAAAAGTATCCTGATGCCAAAATTGTTTTCATTGGGCCATGTGTAGCCAAGCGTAAAGAAGCTCAGCGTGACGAGGCGGTGGATTTCATCATGACTTTTGAAGAAGTGGCTTCTGTGCTGGCAGGGCTGGATATTCCAATGGAGCAGGCGCAACCATACGCTATGAAGTTTACTTCTGTACGTGAGGCTCATGGCTTTGCACAGGCAGGTGGTGTTATGGGGGCGGTGAAAGCTTATCTCAAAGAAGAAGCGGACAAAATCAATGCCATCCAAGTTGCCAATCTGGACAAAAAGTCAATCGGTGCTTTGCGCGCTTATGCCAAGTCTGGAAAGGCTCCGGGACAGTTTGTCGAAGTTATGGCGTGTGAGGGTGGATGTATTACCGGTCCATGTGCCCACAATGAAGTTTCTGCCGGCAAACGCCAGTTGCAGCAGGAACTCATGAAGCAGGAAAAGACCTATTAA
- the hydE gene encoding [FeFe] hydrogenase H-cluster radical SAM maturase HydE: protein MKTLVDKLRRERKLSVVEYRTLLLCEDVETLEYLQGQARQVSLARFGNRIFIRGLIEITNRCRNNCYYCGIRKENINIPRYGLTKEEILSCCREGYHLGFRTFVLQGGELSGMEDERMVEIVASIRREFPDCAITLSLGEKSREVYKCFFEAGANRYLLRHETYNEEHYRKLHPEELSLPHRLECLNWLKEIGYQVGTGIMVGSPYQTIGHLVEDLLYIEQFRPEMIGMGPFLPHHDTPFASYPPGSMRLTLKLLSIFRLMHPGALIPSTTALATLAPDGRERGILAGANVVMPNLSPQSQRQKYSLYDNKASLGAEAAEGLRMLENKLNNIGYKISKDRGDYNH from the coding sequence ATGAAAACTTTGGTTGACAAATTACGCAGAGAACGGAAATTAAGTGTCGTAGAGTACAGAACATTATTGTTATGCGAGGATGTAGAAACTTTGGAGTATCTGCAAGGACAGGCACGCCAGGTTTCACTTGCCCGCTTTGGTAACCGGATTTTTATCCGTGGTCTGATTGAAATAACAAATCGATGCCGTAATAACTGTTATTACTGCGGAATACGGAAGGAAAACATAAATATCCCCCGTTATGGCCTGACGAAGGAAGAAATTCTGTCGTGCTGCCGTGAAGGATACCATCTTGGCTTTCGTACCTTTGTATTGCAAGGGGGTGAGTTATCCGGAATGGAGGATGAGCGAATGGTAGAGATTGTTGCCTCTATCCGTCGGGAATTTCCGGATTGTGCCATTACCTTGTCATTGGGAGAGAAGTCCCGGGAAGTCTATAAATGCTTTTTTGAGGCGGGAGCCAATCGTTATTTGCTTCGCCATGAAACTTATAATGAAGAGCATTACCGTAAGCTTCATCCGGAAGAACTTTCTTTGCCCCATAGGCTGGAATGTTTGAACTGGCTGAAGGAAATAGGCTATCAGGTAGGAACGGGTATTATGGTCGGAAGCCCTTACCAGACTATCGGCCATTTGGTGGAAGATCTTCTTTACATAGAGCAGTTCCGTCCCGAAATGATAGGTATGGGACCTTTTCTCCCACATCATGACACACCGTTTGCTTCATATCCGCCGGGGAGTATGAGGCTTACTTTGAAATTGCTCTCCATTTTTCGGCTGATGCATCCCGGTGCCCTGATCCCTTCTACCACGGCACTTGCAACACTTGCACCAGACGGACGGGAACGGGGAATTCTGGCAGGCGCCAATGTCGTTATGCCCAATCTTTCTCCGCAGAGCCAGCGACAGAAGTATTCACTTTACGACAATAAGGCTTCTTTGGGAGCCGAAGCTGCCGAAGGATTGAGAATGCTGGAAAATAAGCTGAACAATATCGGCTATAAAATATCTAAGGACAGAGGAGACTATAATCACTAA
- the hydG gene encoding [FeFe] hydrogenase H-cluster radical SAM maturase HydG: MYNIKSKQAKEFIDHQEILDTLKYAYDNRNNRMLIESLIEKASLCRGLSHREAALLLECDQPDLMERIFHLAKEIKRKFYGNRIVMFAPLYLSNYCVNGCVYCPYHAKNRTITRKKLSQEEIRREVVALQDMGHKRLALEVGEDPRRNPIDYILESIRTIYGIHHKNGAIRRVNVNIAATTVENYRRLKDAGIGTYILFQETYDKENYEALHPTGPKSDYAYHTEAMDRAMEGGIDDVGIGVLFGLNTYRYDFVGLLMHAEHLEATFGVGPHTVSVPRICPANDISTHDFPNAISDEMFCRIVAVIRIAVPYTGMIISTREPETVRRRVLELGISQISGGSRTSVGGYAVPETIEENSAQFDVSDRRTLDEIVNWLLDLGHIPSFCTACYREGRTGDRFMSLVKRGQIANCCQPNALMTLKEYLEDYASPDTKEKGIHLIREELEHIPNPKIRGIALKNLQEIENGKRDFRF, encoded by the coding sequence GTGTATAATATAAAGTCAAAACAAGCGAAAGAATTCATCGATCATCAAGAAATACTTGATACGTTGAAGTATGCTTACGATAATCGCAATAACCGTATGCTCATTGAGAGTCTGATTGAAAAGGCTTCTCTTTGTCGCGGACTTTCCCATCGGGAGGCAGCCTTACTATTGGAATGTGACCAGCCTGATCTGATGGAACGTATTTTTCATCTGGCAAAAGAAATAAAACGGAAATTCTATGGCAATCGCATTGTAATGTTTGCTCCATTGTATTTGTCTAATTATTGTGTGAACGGTTGCGTATATTGTCCCTATCATGCCAAAAACCGCACTATTACCCGTAAAAAGCTTTCTCAGGAAGAAATACGACGGGAAGTGGTTGCTCTGCAAGACATGGGGCATAAGCGCTTGGCACTGGAAGTCGGTGAGGACCCGCGGCGTAATCCTATTGATTACATCTTGGAATCCATACGGACAATTTACGGTATTCATCACAAAAATGGAGCGATCCGCAGGGTGAACGTGAATATTGCAGCTACAACGGTGGAGAACTATCGTCGGTTGAAAGATGCTGGTATAGGGACATATATTCTTTTTCAGGAAACCTATGATAAAGAGAATTATGAAGCTTTGCATCCCACCGGCCCGAAGAGCGATTATGCTTATCACACCGAGGCCATGGATCGTGCTATGGAAGGTGGCATAGACGATGTGGGGATAGGTGTATTGTTCGGACTGAATACTTACCGGTACGATTTTGTAGGGCTGTTAATGCATGCCGAGCATCTGGAGGCTACTTTCGGGGTAGGACCGCATACTGTTAGTGTTCCCCGTATTTGTCCGGCTAATGACATTTCCACACACGACTTTCCCAATGCAATTTCCGATGAAATGTTTTGTCGTATTGTGGCAGTTATCCGAATAGCAGTGCCTTATACCGGTATGATTATTTCAACCCGTGAGCCGGAAACAGTACGTCGCAGAGTCCTTGAACTCGGAATTTCACAAATCAGCGGTGGTTCTCGTACCAGTGTTGGTGGTTATGCTGTACCTGAAACTATAGAAGAAAACTCCGCACAGTTTGATGTCAGTGACAGGCGCACATTGGATGAGATTGTCAACTGGCTGTTAGATCTTGGGCATATTCCCAGCTTCTGTACAGCATGTTACCGTGAAGGGCGCACCGGTGATCGTTTCATGTCACTGGTAAAGCGCGGGCAGATTGCCAATTGTTGCCAGCCGAATGCTCTGATGACACTGAAAGAATATTTGGAAGATTATGCTTCACCTGATACGAAGGAGAAGGGAATTCACCTGATTCGTGAAGAACTGGAGCATATTCCCAATCCCAAGATTCGTGGGATTGCTTTAAAGAACCTGCAAGAAATAGAGAATGGAAAAAGAGACTTCAGATTTTAA
- the hydF gene encoding [FeFe] hydrogenase H-cluster maturation GTPase HydF: MEKETSDFKTPNANRLHIAIFGRRNSGKSSLVNALTGQDTALVSSVPGTTTDPVMKAMEVHLLGSCLFIDTPGFDDDENKLGEMRVERTLQIVERTDIALLLCEDGGILEKEWFGMLTERKIPIVPVLNKFDLRTDVDRLASDIERIFGQYPVIVSAQKLIGIQNIFRAILEKLPEDFGEQTITGGLVGEGDVVLLVMPQDIQAPKGRLILPQVQTIRELLEKRCLVMSCTTDKFQVTLQALIRPPKLIITDSQVFPVVFRQKPAESQLTSFSVLFAGYKGDIGYFTEGAFAIGNLTTQSRVLIAEACTHAPLTEDIGRVKIPRLLRKSVGEDLHIDMVSGHDFPQDLSGYDLIIHCGACMFNRKYVLSRITSARIQGVPMTNYGVAIAYLTGILDKISLNS, translated from the coding sequence ATGGAAAAAGAGACTTCAGATTTTAAGACTCCCAATGCAAACCGTCTGCATATTGCCATTTTCGGGCGGAGGAATAGTGGTAAGTCCAGCCTTGTCAATGCCTTGACAGGGCAGGATACGGCTTTGGTCTCATCTGTTCCGGGCACTACAACCGACCCCGTGATGAAAGCTATGGAAGTACATCTTCTTGGCTCCTGTCTTTTCATAGATACTCCCGGCTTTGATGACGATGAGAACAAATTGGGAGAGATGCGTGTAGAGCGTACTTTGCAGATAGTAGAAAGAACGGATATTGCCTTGTTGCTTTGTGAAGATGGAGGTATTCTGGAAAAAGAGTGGTTTGGTATGCTGACCGAACGCAAAATTCCGATAGTTCCGGTTCTTAATAAATTCGATCTTCGTACAGATGTTGATAGATTGGCTTCGGATATTGAAAGAATCTTCGGGCAATATCCTGTTATTGTCAGTGCCCAAAAACTTATCGGTATTCAAAATATATTCCGGGCTATTCTTGAGAAGTTACCCGAAGATTTCGGCGAACAAACCATTACCGGAGGACTGGTTGGAGAGGGTGATGTCGTTCTTCTGGTAATGCCGCAAGACATACAGGCTCCCAAAGGCCGGCTTATTTTGCCTCAGGTTCAGACTATTCGTGAACTGCTGGAAAAGAGGTGTTTGGTGATGAGTTGCACTACTGACAAATTTCAAGTTACTCTGCAGGCCCTTATCCGCCCTCCCAAACTGATTATTACCGATTCACAGGTATTCCCGGTTGTTTTTCGTCAGAAGCCCGCCGAAAGTCAGCTTACTTCTTTTTCCGTACTTTTTGCAGGTTATAAAGGAGATATCGGTTATTTTACAGAAGGGGCGTTCGCTATCGGTAACCTTACCACACAATCCCGTGTGTTGATAGCTGAAGCCTGTACCCATGCCCCGCTGACGGAAGATATCGGCAGAGTCAAAATCCCCCGTTTATTGCGGAAAAGCGTCGGTGAAGATTTGCATATAGATATGGTGTCCGGTCATGATTTTCCCCAAGACCTTTCCGGTTACGATCTTATTATTCATTGCGGTGCGTGCATGTTCAACCGGAAGTATGTACTTAGCCGGATTACAAGTGCCCGCATCCAAGGTGTTCCAATGACGAATTACGGAGTTGCCATAGCCTATCTGACCGGAATATTGGATAAAATAAGCTTGAATTCTTAG
- a CDS encoding PadR family transcriptional regulator: MDVNNVKSQMRKGMLEYCIMLLLHKEPAYASDIIQKLKEARLIVVEGTLYPLLTRLKNDDLLGYEWIESTQGPPRKYYCLTEKGEIFLGELEISWRELSETVDHIANS; the protein is encoded by the coding sequence ATGGATGTAAATAATGTAAAGTCGCAGATGCGTAAAGGCATGCTTGAGTATTGTATCATGCTATTGCTTCACAAGGAACCGGCTTATGCTTCGGATATTATCCAGAAGTTGAAAGAAGCCCGGTTGATTGTAGTGGAAGGGACACTTTATCCGTTACTCACCCGTTTGAAGAATGATGATCTTTTGGGCTATGAATGGATTGAGTCCACCCAGGGACCACCCCGTAAGTATTATTGCTTGACGGAAAAAGGAGAAATTTTTCTTGGTGAACTGGAAATTTCCTGGAGGGAACTGAGTGAGACGGTTGATCATATAGCCAACAGTTAA
- a CDS encoding PspC domain-containing protein: protein MKKTLTVNLGGTVFNIDDDAYRLLDNYLSNLKLHFRKVADADEIVDDIERRISELFAEKLSAGSQVITIADVEEVIARMGKPEEMETGEGSDSSASSNTNTGSGYGAGSWNGGSTADSNLPRRRLYRNPDDKMLGGVISGLAAYLGWDVTLLRLLLLVILICGYGTLIPVYIVCWLVIPEACTAAEKLHMRGEAVTVENIGKTVTDGFEKVSNGVNDYMRSDKPRTFLQKVGDTFVMVAGWFLKLCLVIFAIICSPVLFAFGIAFVVLLFVAIAVAIGGGAALISLFPMADVVLPTSPLSAIVMYIAGILLVGIPLVSLVWAIFSQLFKWQPMNVGLKWTLVILWIVSAACFGICFAVQGATFPEIGIFHI, encoded by the coding sequence ATGAAAAAGACATTAACTGTAAACTTGGGCGGAACAGTTTTCAATATAGATGATGATGCTTACCGCCTTTTGGATAACTACCTGAGTAATCTCAAACTGCACTTTCGCAAGGTGGCCGATGCAGATGAGATTGTAGATGATATAGAACGCCGTATCTCCGAACTGTTTGCCGAGAAGCTTTCAGCCGGTTCGCAAGTCATCACCATTGCTGATGTGGAAGAGGTGATTGCCCGCATGGGAAAACCGGAAGAGATGGAAACAGGAGAGGGTAGTGACAGTTCGGCTTCCAGTAATACAAATACCGGTAGCGGATATGGTGCAGGTTCATGGAACGGCGGTAGTACCGCTGACAGTAATTTGCCACGTCGTCGCCTTTACCGTAATCCGGACGATAAGATGCTGGGTGGTGTCATCAGTGGACTGGCTGCTTATTTGGGGTGGGACGTAACTTTGCTTCGCTTGTTGCTGCTTGTTATCCTTATCTGTGGTTATGGCACTTTGATACCGGTATATATTGTATGTTGGCTGGTTATTCCGGAAGCCTGTACGGCGGCAGAGAAGTTGCATATGCGCGGTGAGGCCGTTACCGTGGAAAATATAGGGAAAACCGTGACCGATGGTTTCGAGAAAGTTTCCAACGGTGTAAATGATTATATGAGGTCCGACAAACCCCGTACATTCCTGCAAAAAGTGGGGGATACATTTGTAATGGTAGCCGGATGGTTCCTGAAACTCTGTCTGGTGATATTCGCCATTATTTGTAGTCCTGTATTGTTTGCATTCGGGATAGCATTTGTGGTTCTGTTGTTTGTGGCAATTGCGGTAGCCATTGGTGGTGGTGCTGCGCTAATTTCTCTTTTTCCTATGGCCGATGTAGTGCTTCCTACTTCACCTCTTTCTGCCATTGTGATGTACATAGCCGGTATTTTGTTGGTAGGAATTCCTTTGGTAAGCCTTGTATGGGCCATCTTTAGCCAGCTATTTAAATGGCAACCCATGAATGTCGGTCTGAAGTGGACGCTTGTCATCCTTTGGATTGTAAGTGCCGCTTGTTTCGGTATCTGCTTTGCCGTACAAGGGGCTACTTTTCCGGAAATTGGTATTTTCCATATCTGA
- a CDS encoding UpxY family transcription antiterminator, whose protein sequence is MSETQKYWFAARTLSKQEFAVQKRIEKLNLEEKMDVECYLPTRTVVTQLKYRRKRSVVPVARGLIFIHATKQSACDIPNIYGVQVFYMKDLSTHSMLVVPDKQMQDFMFVMDLNPDGVSFDNEPLTIGRKVTVVKGEFSGIEGEIATEANKTYVVIRITGVLVASIKVPKSYLKVIKN, encoded by the coding sequence GTGTCTGAAACACAGAAATATTGGTTTGCAGCCCGTACATTAAGCAAACAAGAGTTTGCCGTCCAAAAGCGCATTGAGAAGCTGAATTTAGAGGAAAAAATGGACGTGGAATGCTATCTTCCTACCCGCACTGTTGTCACGCAATTAAAATATCGCAGGAAGCGTAGTGTCGTACCTGTTGCCCGTGGTTTGATTTTTATCCATGCTACTAAGCAGTCTGCTTGTGACATTCCCAATATTTATGGTGTCCAAGTCTTTTATATGAAAGACCTTTCCACACACTCCATGTTGGTAGTTCCTGACAAACAGATGCAAGACTTCATGTTTGTCATGGATTTGAATCCCGATGGTGTAAGCTTTGATAACGAACCTCTCACTATCGGCAGGAAGGTCACGGTTGTAAAAGGGGAATTCAGTGGCATTGAAGGTGAAATTGCCACAGAGGCTAATAAAACCTATGTTGTCATCCGTATTACGGGCGTCTTGGTGGCAAGTATCAAAGTTCCCAAATCCTATCTGAAAGTAATTAAAAATTGA
- a CDS encoding UpxZ family transcription anti-terminator antagonist, with protein sequence MNSLLSRALELQQRAHDLMYLDIYGESVYSDDFCCLNKEVLVKSDSLFSEKGSGVEEEANLCLALLMGYNATIYDNGDKGQKKQAVLDRISEILEQLPASLLKVRLLACCYGEVYEATLLQEAYAIIDGWNKENLTKEQTEVIEELKNIEANPYPFEEVKG encoded by the coding sequence ATGAATTCTTTACTTTCTCGTGCTCTTGAGCTTCAGCAAAGAGCTCATGATCTTATGTATCTGGACATTTATGGTGAATCTGTCTATTCTGATGACTTTTGTTGTCTGAATAAAGAGGTACTTGTCAAATCCGATTCTCTGTTTTCTGAAAAAGGCTCTGGCGTTGAAGAAGAAGCCAATCTGTGTCTTGCCCTTTTGATGGGTTACAATGCCACAATCTATGATAATGGAGATAAAGGGCAAAAGAAGCAGGCTGTCTTAGATCGCATCTCTGAAATTCTGGAACAACTTCCGGCTTCTTTATTGAAAGTCCGTTTGTTGGCTTGTTGCTATGGGGAGGTCTATGAGGCTACCTTGCTTCAAGAGGCTTATGCGATTATTGATGGCTGGAATAAGGAGAATTTGACAAAAGAACAAACGGAGGTTATAGAGGAGTTGAAGAATATAGAGGCGAATCCGTATCCATTTGAGGAAGTAAAAGGATGA
- a CDS encoding N-acetylneuraminate synthase family protein has protein sequence MKTPKIIAEIGCNHKGDMSIAKELIVTAATYCNADVVKFQKRCNRELLTLEEYNAPHPHPENSYGITYGEHREFLEFTLNQHRQLQKWCQEYGIEYSTSVWDITSAKEICTLKPNLIKVPSACNLNKGLLEYLCEYFEGEIHLSFGMTTRQEEEKIIQYFESKGRNKDLVVYDCTSGYPVPFEDICLLELTRLRELYANRVNAIGFSGHHLGIAVDSAAVALGAEWIERHYTLDRTWKGTDHAASLEPDGLRKLVRDCKAVAKALDYKKEDILDIEKIQREKLKKHQVKW, from the coding sequence ATGAAAACTCCTAAAATTATCGCAGAAATTGGTTGCAATCACAAAGGTGATATGTCAATCGCAAAAGAATTAATAGTGACAGCTGCAACATATTGTAATGCAGATGTTGTAAAATTTCAAAAACGTTGTAATAGGGAACTTCTTACGTTGGAAGAATATAATGCACCTCATCCTCATCCTGAAAATTCTTATGGCATTACATATGGTGAACATCGTGAGTTCCTTGAATTTACGCTTAATCAACATCGTCAGTTGCAGAAATGGTGTCAAGAATATGGCATTGAATATTCTACTTCTGTATGGGATATCACGTCGGCTAAAGAGATTTGTACTTTAAAACCCAATTTGATAAAGGTACCCTCTGCTTGTAATTTAAATAAAGGTTTGCTTGAATATCTTTGTGAATATTTTGAGGGGGAAATTCACCTCTCATTTGGGATGACTACTCGCCAAGAAGAAGAGAAAATTATACAATATTTTGAATCTAAAGGTCGTAATAAAGATCTTGTGGTTTATGATTGTACATCTGGATATCCTGTACCTTTTGAAGATATATGTTTGCTTGAATTAACTCGATTACGTGAATTATATGCTAATAGAGTAAATGCCATTGGATTTTCGGGACATCACTTAGGCATTGCTGTTGATTCAGCCGCAGTAGCATTGGGTGCGGAGTGGATTGAACGACATTACACACTTGATCGTACGTGGAAAGGTACAGACCATGCAGCCTCACTTGAACCAGATGGGTTAAGAAAACTTGTGCGTGATTGTAAAGCTGTTGCGAAAGCTTTAGATTATAAAAAAGAAGATATTTTAGATATTGAGAAGATTCAACGTGAGAAGTTGAAAAAACATCAAGTAAAGTGGTAA
- a CDS encoding acylneuraminate cytidylyltransferase — MKTIAFIPVRGGSKSIPLKNIKPFCGKPLVCWNIEALESCPLVDEIIIATDSDKIENIIVAQSYKKTTIYRRSAENASDTASTESVMLEYIDYANLNESDIFMLVQATSPLTETHHFTEALSMYGQNKYDSMLTCVRNYRFFWHEDGTSMNYDYCNRPRRQNFAGMLMENGAFYINMVKNILENRNRLSGDIGIYEMPQYTAIEIDEPDDWIVLEKLMQKYVLSKIEKSKKVKLFISDVDGTLTDGGMYYAQTGYELKKFNTRDGMGFQLLREAGIKTGIITSENTRIIDNRAKKLKIDYLIQGKRGEGKLEAAMEVCNQEGISLDEVAYIGDDINCYKLLDAVGIKACPADACEKVKQIDGILLMDKKGGEGCVREFAEKIINAIE, encoded by the coding sequence ATGAAAACGATAGCGTTTATACCAGTAAGGGGAGGAAGTAAATCTATACCTCTTAAAAACATAAAACCTTTTTGTGGCAAACCTTTGGTTTGCTGGAATATTGAGGCTTTGGAAAGTTGTCCTTTGGTGGATGAAATAATTATAGCTACAGATAGTGATAAAATAGAGAACATAATAGTAGCGCAATCATATAAGAAAACTACTATTTATCGTCGTTCAGCTGAGAATGCTTCTGATACAGCAAGTACAGAGAGTGTGATGCTTGAGTATATCGACTATGCAAATCTCAATGAATCAGATATTTTTATGTTGGTTCAAGCTACTTCACCTTTAACAGAAACTCATCATTTTACAGAAGCACTATCTATGTATGGTCAGAACAAATATGATTCGATGTTGACTTGTGTCCGTAATTATCGTTTTTTTTGGCATGAGGATGGTACAAGTATGAATTATGATTATTGTAACCGTCCACGCCGTCAAAATTTTGCGGGTATGTTGATGGAAAATGGTGCATTTTATATTAATATGGTGAAAAATATCCTTGAAAATAGAAATCGTTTGAGTGGAGATATAGGAATTTATGAGATGCCTCAATATACCGCTATTGAAATAGATGAGCCTGATGATTGGATTGTGTTGGAAAAGTTGATGCAGAAGTATGTGCTTTCAAAAATTGAAAAATCAAAAAAGGTGAAACTATTTATTAGTGATGTGGATGGAACACTGACCGATGGAGGAATGTACTATGCTCAAACGGGATATGAACTTAAAAAATTCAATACTCGTGATGGAATGGGTTTTCAGCTATTGCGTGAAGCGGGTATTAAAACTGGCATAATAACTAGTGAAAATACTCGAATTATAGATAATAGGGCTAAGAAATTGAAGATAGATTATTTAATTCAAGGTAAGCGAGGAGAGGGCAAATTGGAGGCTGCAATGGAAGTCTGCAATCAAGAAGGTATATCACTTGATGAAGTGGCCTACATAGGTGATGATATAAACTGTTATAAATTACTTGATGCTGTAGGAATAAAAGCTTGTCCTGCTGATGCTTGTGAGAAAGTGAAACAGATAGATGGAATTCTATTGATGGATAAAAAAGGTGGAGAAGGATGTGTGAGAGAATTTGCTGAAAAAATAATTAATGCTATAGAATGA